One genomic region from Candidatus Sulfotelmatobacter sp. encodes:
- a CDS encoding nitrilase-related carbon-nitrogen hydrolase codes for MSEFRAGFVQGSPRFGRPDENLERALSLSAPLDAELIVIPELWSSGYVFSSRAEVARLAEDARRGVTARALASAARRERRHYVAGFPERHAGRFFNSAMLVGPGGVRAIYRKLHLFEREREWFSPGDLPLAVHRVGRARVGMMICFDWRFPEVARVLALMGADVLAHPSNLVFGQAPEGMRTRALENHVYAVTANRTGIESRPGGRVAFTGRSQIVAPSGEVLARAGARETVARAAACELRASRRKRITARTPIFSNRRPDFYRLLTRGA; via the coding sequence ATGAGCGAATTCCGCGCGGGATTCGTGCAGGGATCCCCCCGCTTCGGCCGTCCGGACGAGAACCTCGAGCGAGCGCTGTCGTTGAGCGCGCCGCTCGACGCCGAGCTGATCGTCATCCCCGAACTGTGGTCGTCGGGCTACGTCTTTTCCTCCCGGGCCGAGGTGGCCCGGCTCGCCGAGGACGCGCGTCGCGGCGTGACCGCCCGGGCGCTGGCATCCGCCGCGCGACGCGAACGGCGCCATTACGTGGCCGGGTTTCCCGAGCGACACGCCGGGCGTTTCTTCAACAGCGCGATGCTGGTGGGCCCGGGCGGAGTGCGCGCGATCTATCGAAAGCTGCACCTGTTCGAGCGCGAGCGCGAATGGTTTTCGCCCGGGGATCTGCCGCTGGCGGTGCACCGCGTCGGCCGAGCCCGCGTCGGCATGATGATCTGCTTCGACTGGCGCTTTCCCGAAGTGGCGCGCGTCCTGGCGCTGATGGGCGCCGATGTGCTGGCGCATCCCTCCAATCTCGTCTTCGGCCAGGCGCCGGAAGGGATGCGCACCCGCGCCCTCGAAAATCACGTTTACGCGGTGACCGCGAATCGCACCGGGATCGAGTCACGACCCGGCGGCCGCGTGGCGTTCACGGGTCGGAGCCAGATCGTGGCCCCGAGCGGCGAAGTCCTGGCGCGCGCCGGCGCGCGCGAGACCGTGGCCCGCGCCGCGGCCTGCGAGCTCAGGGCGTCGCGTCGCAAGCGCATCACCGCGCGGACGCCGATCTTCTCGAATCGACGCCCCGACTTCTACCGGCTCCTCACCCGCGGCGCGTGA
- a CDS encoding glycosyltransferase family 39 protein, whose amino-acid sequence MLHSDPPVRRVRRVRSGPGPGPWIVVYLVALALRVGYVWMAAGPGATASSDSLEYDTVAWNLARGAGFSLDGAAGPYPTAFVPPVVPWLTSLVYRASGHHFFAALLFQCAIGALVPLLIAAFAAATYGGGTALLAAWLAAFDPLLVFFSGYLLTEITFTAALLGAMIASVAWLKTPRPGRALGAGILWGVASLTRPTALPLPALVAAWAWVPLGLTVAPRDRVRQLLLLGLGALLVIGPWTIRNAISIHAFVPVTTGGGRALLDGNNAAVWGDPLTRGGANSTYGLEPWASEFRGRSEPDVDRIARAEAIGFLRDHVAEWPAMAGAKLARFWRVTAEGGGTGTWQREGSPISSWLHRLDPLLIWSIPVLPFALWGLVRSLRNPRRWFLALPPLVVVYFTLLAVVFWGALRMRVPIEPLVLLLAAAGLEDARRRWNTRARGLRVIEGRR is encoded by the coding sequence ATGTTGCACAGCGATCCGCCCGTCCGGCGCGTACGCCGCGTCCGCAGCGGTCCCGGACCCGGTCCGTGGATCGTGGTCTATCTGGTGGCGCTGGCGCTTCGCGTCGGCTACGTGTGGATGGCCGCGGGCCCCGGCGCGACCGCATCCTCCGACTCGCTCGAGTACGACACCGTGGCGTGGAATCTGGCGCGCGGCGCGGGCTTCTCGCTCGACGGCGCGGCCGGCCCCTACCCGACGGCGTTCGTGCCGCCCGTGGTTCCCTGGCTGACGAGCCTCGTCTACCGCGCGTCCGGCCACCATTTCTTCGCGGCGCTGCTGTTCCAGTGCGCGATCGGTGCGCTGGTGCCGCTGCTGATCGCCGCGTTCGCCGCCGCGACCTATGGGGGCGGCACCGCGCTGCTCGCGGCGTGGCTGGCCGCCTTCGATCCGCTGCTGGTGTTCTTCTCGGGCTACCTGCTCACCGAGATCACCTTCACGGCGGCCCTGCTCGGCGCCATGATCGCCAGCGTCGCCTGGCTCAAGACGCCCCGCCCGGGGCGCGCGCTGGGCGCCGGGATCCTGTGGGGGGTCGCCTCGCTCACGCGCCCGACCGCGTTGCCCCTGCCGGCGCTGGTGGCGGCGTGGGCGTGGGTGCCGTTGGGCCTCACCGTGGCTCCGCGCGATCGCGTGCGGCAGCTCCTGCTGCTCGGGCTCGGCGCGCTGCTCGTGATCGGGCCCTGGACGATTCGTAATGCGATCTCGATTCATGCGTTCGTCCCGGTCACCACCGGCGGTGGGCGCGCGCTCCTCGACGGCAACAACGCGGCGGTGTGGGGCGATCCGCTGACGCGCGGCGGCGCCAACAGTACCTACGGACTCGAGCCCTGGGCCTCCGAGTTTCGGGGGCGCAGCGAACCCGACGTCGATCGCATCGCCCGCGCCGAGGCGATCGGCTTCCTGCGCGACCACGTCGCCGAGTGGCCGGCGATGGCCGGCGCCAAGCTTGCGCGCTTCTGGCGCGTGACCGCCGAAGGCGGCGGCACCGGCACCTGGCAGCGTGAAGGCTCGCCGATCAGCTCGTGGCTGCATCGGCTCGATCCCCTGCTGATCTGGTCCATCCCGGTGCTGCCGTTCGCGCTGTGGGGGCTGGTGCGGTCGCTGCGCAATCCGCGGCGATGGTTCCTCGCCCTTCCGCCGCTGGTCGTCGTCTACTTCACGCTGCTCGCGGTGGTGTTCTGGGGCGCGTTGCGCATGCGCGTTCCGATCGAACCGCTCGTCCTCCTGCTCGCCGCCGCCGGCCTCGAGGACGCGCGCCGCCGCTGGAACACCCGCGCGCGGGGTCTGCGCGTGATCGAGGGCCGCCGCTGA
- a CDS encoding DUF72 domain-containing protein yields the protein MSARIYLGTQGWSYSDWVGTFYPPGSKQEHYLPFYAQVFDSVELDTTFYHPPRASVVRSWARLTHGTFRFAAKVPQRITHEARLAAMGDHLRDFVSALEPLESRLGPLLVQMPAEFTNDEDNRGVLDRFLAAKPAAARLAVEFRHRSWHQPPVYELLRRRATAMAWTDWRDLPRVFEVTADFLYVRWLGDREAIEKYDRVQIDRAQAFAEWEREIRQALPRVREVFGYFNNHWAGHSPASANEMKRRLGLVPVDPRTRWPQGELW from the coding sequence GTGAGCGCGCGTATCTACCTCGGAACGCAGGGCTGGTCGTATTCGGACTGGGTGGGAACCTTCTATCCGCCGGGCTCGAAGCAGGAGCACTACTTGCCGTTCTACGCGCAGGTGTTCGACTCGGTCGAGCTCGACACCACCTTTTACCACCCGCCCAGGGCCAGCGTGGTGCGGTCCTGGGCCCGCCTCACGCACGGCACGTTTCGATTCGCGGCCAAGGTGCCGCAGCGGATCACGCACGAAGCGAGACTCGCCGCCATGGGGGATCACCTGCGGGACTTCGTGAGCGCCCTCGAGCCGCTGGAGTCGCGGCTCGGGCCGCTGCTGGTCCAGATGCCCGCCGAGTTCACCAACGATGAAGACAATCGGGGCGTGCTCGATCGTTTCCTGGCCGCGAAGCCGGCGGCGGCGAGATTGGCGGTCGAATTCCGCCATCGCTCGTGGCACCAGCCCCCGGTCTACGAGCTGCTGCGGCGCCGCGCCACGGCGATGGCCTGGACCGACTGGCGCGATCTGCCACGGGTGTTCGAGGTGACCGCCGACTTCCTCTACGTGCGCTGGCTGGGAGATCGCGAAGCGATCGAGAAATACGATCGGGTGCAAATCGATCGCGCGCAAGCGTTCGCGGAATGGGAGCGGGAGATTCGGCAGGCGCTGCCGAGAGTGCGAGAGGTGTTCGGCTATTTCAACAATCACTGGGCTGGCCATTCGCCTGCGAGCGCCAACGAGATGAAGCGCCGGCTGGGACTCGTTCCCGTCGATCCCAGGACTCGCTGGCCTCAGGGTGAACTGTGGTGA
- a CDS encoding citrate synthase/methylcitrate synthase — protein sequence MTGTTTPTPRGLDGVVAAQTRMSHVDGQNGVLIIGGYELKELAGRVTFEEAAHLLWKGALPTRDELTALRNEIAGMRAVPPTALSVTRAAVKAPPIDALRMACATLSLDVANPADISPAADLQNAKMLVARFPTLLAAHIRLSAGQEPIAPRTDLTLAANFLYMVHGKEPDPIAARALDTYWVTVIDHGMNASTFTARVIASTRSDMVSAVTGAIGALKGPLHGGAPGPVLDMLLDIKTAENCEPWVRAKLAAGERIMGFGHRVYKVRDPRAEVLSHTAEEMSGAVLHDRKLFDLARSVEQTIVRVLDEVKPGRNLRTNVEFYTALVLQSLGLPPATFVGMFACGRVAGWCAHVIEQHAEDHLIRPQSEYIGPRGLKLER from the coding sequence ATGACGGGCACGACGACCCCGACGCCCCGTGGACTCGATGGGGTGGTGGCCGCCCAGACCCGTATGAGCCACGTCGATGGCCAGAACGGTGTGCTGATCATCGGCGGATATGAACTGAAGGAGCTGGCCGGCCGCGTCACGTTCGAGGAGGCCGCGCACCTGCTGTGGAAGGGCGCGCTTCCGACGCGCGACGAGTTGACCGCACTGCGCAACGAGATCGCCGGAATGCGCGCGGTGCCGCCGACCGCGCTGTCCGTGACCCGCGCGGCGGTGAAGGCGCCGCCGATCGACGCCCTGCGCATGGCCTGCGCAACGCTTTCGCTCGACGTCGCCAACCCCGCCGACATCTCGCCCGCCGCCGATCTGCAGAACGCCAAGATGCTGGTGGCGCGCTTTCCGACCCTGCTCGCCGCCCACATCCGGCTCTCGGCGGGACAGGAGCCGATCGCGCCGCGCACCGACCTCACCCTGGCCGCGAATTTTCTCTACATGGTGCACGGCAAGGAGCCGGACCCGATCGCGGCGCGGGCGCTCGATACCTACTGGGTCACGGTGATCGACCATGGCATGAACGCTTCGACTTTCACCGCCCGCGTGATCGCCAGCACCCGCTCGGACATGGTGAGCGCGGTGACCGGCGCGATCGGCGCGCTCAAGGGTCCGCTCCATGGCGGCGCGCCCGGGCCGGTGCTCGACATGCTGCTCGACATCAAGACCGCCGAGAATTGCGAACCGTGGGTGCGCGCCAAGCTCGCCGCCGGCGAGCGCATCATGGGATTCGGCCACCGCGTCTACAAGGTGCGCGATCCGCGTGCCGAGGTGCTGAGTCACACGGCCGAGGAGATGTCGGGAGCGGTGCTGCACGATCGCAAGCTGTTCGATCTTGCGCGCTCGGTCGAGCAGACCATCGTTCGCGTGCTCGACGAAGTGAAGCCGGGGCGCAACCTGCGCACCAATGTCGAGTTCTACACCGCGCTGGTGCTCCAGTCGCTGGGCCTCCCGCCGGCCACCTTCGTCGGGATGTTCGCCTGTGGTCGCGTGGCGGGCTGGTGCGCCCACGTCATCGAGCAGCACGCCGAGGACCACCTGATCCGGCCGCAATCGGAGTACATCGGGCCGCGGGGACTGAAGCTCGAGCGCTGA
- a CDS encoding alpha/beta fold hydrolase gives MKRAITLVLLAAILFLGGSTWIALYPVVPVDLGGVANLDRVARRVRIPVAERDHLDGWLLPGSRRVLLVIFHGYGRNHTRAWRYAQFLRRAGYSILTFDFRSSRAVGRKPTTLGGYEIPDAAAVMSWIHEQPDLSADTLAFFGESLGGSVALVTAASRPEVRAVVVDGAFATGRWAVEDASWRWAHAPSWVAAPIARGLGWLLSGYDPFALDAVAAARRLADRPTLFIHGENDDRLSTGEAEALWRAAGSDSGGLWILRGKVGHNEAWLKDRAEYERRVLGFYAEHLK, from the coding sequence ATGAAACGCGCCATCACCCTGGTGCTGCTCGCCGCGATCCTGTTCCTCGGCGGTTCGACCTGGATCGCGCTCTATCCGGTGGTCCCGGTGGACCTCGGCGGCGTCGCGAACCTCGACCGCGTCGCGCGCCGCGTCCGCATTCCAGTGGCCGAGCGCGATCACCTCGATGGCTGGCTGCTGCCGGGCTCGCGGCGCGTGCTGCTGGTGATCTTCCACGGCTACGGGCGCAACCACACTCGCGCCTGGCGCTACGCCCAGTTCCTGCGCCGCGCGGGATACTCGATCCTCACCTTCGACTTCCGCTCCTCGCGCGCCGTCGGGAGGAAGCCCACCACGCTCGGGGGTTACGAGATTCCGGACGCCGCCGCGGTGATGAGCTGGATCCACGAGCAGCCCGATCTGTCCGCCGACACGCTGGCGTTCTTCGGCGAATCGCTGGGGGGGAGCGTGGCTCTGGTCACCGCTGCGAGCCGTCCCGAGGTCCGCGCGGTGGTGGTGGACGGCGCCTTCGCCACCGGACGCTGGGCGGTCGAGGACGCCAGCTGGCGCTGGGCGCACGCTCCGTCGTGGGTGGCCGCGCCGATCGCGCGAGGACTGGGCTGGCTGCTCTCCGGCTACGATCCGTTCGCGCTCGACGCTGTGGCCGCGGCGCGCCGGCTCGCCGATCGGCCGACGCTGTTCATCCACGGGGAGAACGACGATCGCCTCTCGACCGGTGAAGCCGAGGCGCTGTGGCGCGCAGCCGGCAGCGATTCGGGAGGGCTCTGGATCCTGCGCGGGAAGGTCGGTCACAACGAGGCGTGGCTCAAGGATCGGGCCGAGTACGAGCGGCGCGTGCTCGGCTTCTACGCGGAGCACCTGAAGTGA
- a CDS encoding T9SS type A sorting domain-containing protein, protein MNRLHLIRGSLILSALIFAGVALAQDPSPRRTDPLTPPAEGGGGSVWSTVSIVGQAPGSALGSLAVEPSGRVFVWSMANQFQPLGAAAENVIDPERTDPGTPLPPPDGGGSPQPPGTNAMVSTLYAYNGISWTPSLRVTGETGATVFIARSGEIYAATDLPDGSIHLYRNDGCGWHMESLPAGVHGPAGQMAGEQTLYFRTGGAILRHTANHWQVDFSCPNLGMSGGIVYLSRNQVMVPCVSGVHLFDGHHWTWNPEAVPAHVNGAWGGRDQFGELHMFAGGSNDTHNQLEIFQYVETTQDQLAGDFHCVVEHPDGPCQVGSVANRVWGFQVHDVYVTGAVDGYLHLFHFDGSAWKDIAPEPIHAASVDVAGDANGVLWVSMTDGRLLRRQGEHVSPLRVPLPTPLGRSGEDALASVTGLEVRGAASGPRTIAFSLPDDRDATLAVFDLAGRRIETLERGYLTGGIHQVTWNASRVPNGMYFCRLEAGSLMLTRKLVVSR, encoded by the coding sequence ATGAACCGTCTCCATCTCATTCGCGGGAGCCTGATCCTTTCGGCTCTCATTTTCGCCGGTGTGGCGCTCGCCCAGGATCCTTCGCCTCGCCGTACCGATCCGCTCACGCCGCCGGCCGAAGGCGGTGGCGGATCCGTGTGGTCCACGGTGTCCATCGTCGGGCAGGCGCCGGGATCGGCACTCGGCTCGCTCGCCGTCGAGCCGTCGGGTCGCGTGTTCGTCTGGTCGATGGCCAATCAGTTCCAGCCGCTTGGCGCGGCCGCCGAGAACGTGATCGATCCCGAGCGGACCGATCCGGGGACTCCGCTGCCTCCGCCCGATGGCGGCGGCAGTCCTCAGCCCCCCGGCACCAACGCGATGGTGAGCACGCTCTACGCCTACAACGGCATCAGCTGGACGCCGTCGCTCCGGGTGACCGGTGAGACTGGCGCCACCGTTTTCATCGCGAGGTCCGGCGAGATCTACGCGGCGACCGATCTTCCCGATGGATCCATTCACCTCTATCGGAACGATGGCTGCGGCTGGCACATGGAATCGCTGCCCGCGGGCGTGCATGGCCCGGCCGGTCAGATGGCCGGGGAGCAGACCCTTTACTTCCGCACCGGCGGCGCGATCCTCCGTCATACCGCGAATCACTGGCAGGTGGATTTCTCCTGCCCGAATCTCGGAATGAGCGGTGGGATCGTCTATCTGTCGCGCAATCAGGTGATGGTGCCCTGCGTGTCGGGTGTGCATCTCTTCGATGGGCATCACTGGACCTGGAATCCCGAGGCGGTCCCGGCGCACGTGAACGGGGCGTGGGGCGGACGCGATCAGTTCGGCGAGCTCCACATGTTCGCCGGCGGCAGCAACGACACCCACAATCAGCTCGAGATCTTCCAGTACGTCGAGACCACGCAGGACCAGCTGGCCGGCGATTTTCACTGCGTGGTCGAGCACCCGGATGGTCCGTGCCAGGTGGGAAGCGTCGCGAACCGGGTGTGGGGCTTCCAGGTGCATGACGTGTACGTGACCGGAGCGGTGGATGGATATCTCCATCTGTTCCACTTCGACGGCTCGGCGTGGAAGGACATCGCGCCCGAGCCCATTCACGCCGCGTCCGTGGACGTTGCGGGCGACGCGAACGGCGTGCTGTGGGTGAGCATGACCGACGGTCGGCTGCTGCGCCGCCAGGGCGAGCATGTGTCGCCGCTGCGCGTCCCGCTGCCGACGCCGCTGGGGCGGTCGGGTGAGGATGCGCTGGCTTCGGTCACCGGGCTCGAGGTGCGTGGGGCCGCGTCCGGTCCCAGGACCATCGCCTTCTCGCTGCCCGACGATCGGGACGCGACGCTCGCGGTGTTCGATCTCGCCGGGCGGCGGATCGAGACACTCGAGCGCGGCTACCTGACGGGCGGCATTCACCAGGTGACGTGGAATGCCAGCCGGGTTCCGAACGGCATGTACTTCTGCCGTCTCGAAGCCGGCTCGCTGATGCTCACCCGGAAGCTGGTGGTCAGCCGGTAG
- a CDS encoding cytochrome c oxidase assembly protein, translated as MKRVLLASCLMLPMVAFAIPAHAGPGDANSDSVYLVGEFVDPVCIFQHGMQGIAQKQCAMVSGRVEQGMYFLDIRQRRLYTVIGQNHWEDPKQGFLDALGDTFAIRAHVWKKFDGAAIAVNAVYPWREQPEPGYAWWPIRWEWTTLAGCGLIALFYLLAMGPWRSRLGAPARVERGRIVVFLSGLAVVVMSLNGPIHDLSDHYLFTTHMIQHLLLADIFPILLILGLPVWLRRVVLRPRWVAIPWRWAAMAPVGFVLYSLVLGLWHAPPLYDLMMRDHNFHIVMHLMVMASATLMWWPIVGGEAVERPLSHGARLLYLFLLGTPMMLVAALITFATQPLYEWYEFAPRLWGTTAVGDQRLGGLIMWIPGTMFYWGMMTVVYFQWASQESKSEDPLAIPAVPLATPGSH; from the coding sequence TTGAAGCGCGTTCTCCTCGCCTCCTGCCTGATGTTGCCGATGGTGGCGTTCGCGATTCCCGCGCACGCCGGGCCCGGCGACGCCAATTCGGACAGCGTCTACCTGGTCGGGGAGTTCGTGGACCCGGTCTGCATCTTCCAGCACGGCATGCAGGGCATTGCCCAGAAGCAATGCGCGATGGTGAGCGGCCGGGTCGAGCAGGGTATGTACTTTCTCGACATCCGCCAGCGCCGCCTCTACACGGTGATTGGCCAGAATCACTGGGAAGATCCGAAGCAGGGTTTTCTCGACGCGCTCGGGGACACCTTCGCCATCCGCGCGCACGTCTGGAAGAAGTTCGACGGTGCCGCGATCGCGGTCAACGCGGTCTACCCCTGGCGGGAGCAGCCCGAGCCCGGCTACGCCTGGTGGCCGATCCGCTGGGAGTGGACGACGCTCGCGGGCTGCGGGCTGATCGCGCTCTTCTATCTGCTGGCGATGGGACCGTGGCGATCGCGCCTGGGCGCGCCGGCCCGCGTCGAGCGCGGCCGCATCGTCGTGTTCCTGAGCGGGCTCGCGGTGGTGGTGATGTCGCTCAACGGGCCGATTCACGATCTGAGCGATCACTACTTGTTCACCACCCACATGATCCAGCACCTGCTGCTCGCCGACATCTTCCCGATCCTCCTGATCTTGGGGCTACCGGTGTGGCTCCGGCGCGTGGTGCTGCGGCCGCGCTGGGTCGCGATTCCGTGGCGCTGGGCAGCGATGGCGCCGGTGGGCTTCGTGCTCTACTCGCTGGTGCTCGGGCTGTGGCACGCGCCGCCGCTCTATGACCTGATGATGCGCGACCACAACTTCCACATCGTCATGCATCTGATGGTGATGGCCAGCGCCACCCTGATGTGGTGGCCGATCGTGGGAGGGGAGGCCGTCGAGCGGCCACTCTCTCATGGCGCCCGGCTCCTCTATCTGTTCCTGCTCGGCACGCCGATGATGCTGGTGGCTGCGCTGATCACCTTCGCCACTCAGCCGCTCTACGAATGGTACGAGTTCGCGCCGCGGCTGTGGGGAACGACCGCGGTCGGCGATCAGCGCCTCGGCGGGCTGATCATGTGGATTCCCGGCACCATGTTCTACTGGGGCATGATGACCGTGGTCTATTTCCAGTGGGCGAGCCAGGAATCGAAGAGCGAGGATCCGCTCGCGATTCCGGCAGTGCCGCTGGCGACACCGGGATCGCATTGA
- a CDS encoding M2 family metallopeptidase, whose translation MSAGIPVSADPRTPTESALESFIHDHVAEIAPLMRASNHASWRANLTGESSDLGESARLEAAVRLVYARREPLEWLRALDRSAIRDPLLRRQLEVLILAYRAQQIPPATLERLVRMEKSLEGRFNSFRANFGGREVSDNDLRQVLRTSHDSGERREAWEASKQVGAEVRDELLELVRLRNSAAREQGFDNYYSMMLELDELDQVELFAMLDRLARDTGPAFAAYRRELDGTLAGRFAISAGRVRPWHFADPFFQEAPDPRLDLDPWFEGRDLEEIARRFFGQIGFEVAEILARSDLYERGGKCPHAFCMTMDRGPDIRVLCNLRPSERWMGTLLHELGHAVYDLHIDPELPFLLRTHAHILTTESSAMLLGRLSRNAAWLERYAGVPAEVARSIRVESQRATRHQLLVQIRWNLVMCEMERSLYRDPEQDLNTRWWDLVEHFQQVTRPEERNAPDWASKIHFSVAPVYYQNYLLGELMASQLQRALLGEFGGADPWSQYLSSPRTGAWLRDRLYASGRRYDWRETVRRATGEAFGPAAMIADLAPLPGS comes from the coding sequence GTGAGCGCGGGCATCCCGGTGAGCGCCGACCCGCGGACTCCCACCGAATCGGCGCTCGAGTCGTTCATTCACGATCACGTCGCCGAGATCGCGCCGCTGATGCGGGCCTCGAACCACGCCTCCTGGCGCGCCAACCTCACCGGCGAGTCTTCCGATCTGGGGGAGAGCGCGCGGCTCGAGGCTGCCGTGCGCCTGGTCTACGCCCGCCGCGAACCCCTCGAATGGCTGCGCGCGCTCGATCGGAGTGCCATCCGCGATCCGCTGCTCCGCCGCCAGCTCGAGGTGCTGATCCTCGCATATCGGGCGCAACAGATCCCTCCGGCCACGCTCGAAAGGCTGGTGCGCATGGAGAAATCGCTGGAAGGGCGGTTCAATTCCTTTCGGGCGAACTTTGGCGGTCGCGAGGTGAGCGACAACGATCTGCGCCAGGTGCTGCGCACTTCGCACGACTCGGGCGAGCGGCGCGAGGCGTGGGAGGCATCCAAGCAGGTCGGCGCCGAGGTTCGGGACGAGCTGCTCGAGCTGGTGCGGCTGCGCAATTCAGCGGCGCGCGAACAGGGCTTCGACAACTACTACTCGATGATGCTCGAGCTCGACGAGCTCGACCAGGTCGAGCTGTTCGCGATGCTCGATCGGCTCGCGCGCGATACCGGGCCCGCATTCGCCGCCTATCGGCGGGAGCTCGACGGGACGCTCGCCGGGCGATTCGCGATCTCCGCCGGGCGCGTGCGCCCCTGGCACTTCGCGGACCCGTTCTTCCAGGAGGCGCCCGATCCCCGGCTCGATCTCGACCCGTGGTTCGAGGGTCGCGATCTCGAGGAAATCGCGCGCCGATTCTTCGGTCAGATCGGCTTCGAGGTCGCGGAGATCCTGGCACGCTCGGACCTCTACGAACGTGGCGGCAAGTGCCCGCACGCGTTCTGCATGACCATGGATCGGGGCCCGGACATCCGCGTGCTCTGCAACCTCAGACCCAGCGAGCGCTGGATGGGGACGCTGCTGCACGAGCTGGGTCATGCGGTGTACGACCTGCACATCGATCCCGAGCTGCCGTTCCTGCTGCGCACCCACGCGCACATCCTGACCACCGAATCCAGCGCCATGCTGCTCGGGCGCCTGTCGCGAAACGCCGCCTGGCTCGAGCGCTACGCCGGGGTGCCCGCCGAAGTCGCGCGCTCCATCCGGGTCGAGTCGCAGCGCGCGACGCGCCACCAGCTGCTCGTTCAGATCCGCTGGAACCTGGTGATGTGCGAGATGGAGCGATCGCTGTATCGCGACCCGGAGCAGGACCTGAACACGCGGTGGTGGGATCTGGTCGAGCACTTCCAGCAGGTGACGCGCCCCGAGGAGCGAAACGCGCCCGACTGGGCAAGCAAGATCCACTTCAGCGTGGCGCCCGTCTACTACCAGAACTACCTGCTCGGCGAGCTGATGGCCTCCCAGCTCCAACGCGCGCTGCTGGGAGAGTTCGGCGGCGCCGATCCGTGGAGCCAGTACCTCTCCAGCCCGCGCACCGGCGCCTGGCTGCGGGATCGGCTGTACGCGAGCGGCCGCCGCTACGACTGGCGCGAGACCGTGCGCCGCGCCACCGGCGAAGCCTTCGGCCCCGCGGCCATGATCGCCGACCTCGCGCCGTTGCCCGGCTCGTGA
- a CDS encoding CoA transferase, with protein MIAPDAVHPLAGLRVLDLSRVLAGPYATQLLADLGAEVWKIERPGPGDETRTWGPPFVGGVSAYYLAVNRNKRSAVLDLASEPDRRLVLEALPAFDVLVENFLPGGLEALGLGVVTLRERHPGLVVCSISGFGQDGPYAKWPGYDAVLQGFVGLQSITGTPDRPGLKVGVAVVDVMTGAHAAAAILAALVGRARGGPGVHLDVPLFEVGVASLVNVAQNALASGEPPRRWGNAHPSIVPYQTFETRDGPIVVAIGNDQQWRRLCEVIEAADLAGRADLARNPDRVLRRDEVVGALAGRFARHSREPLLERLRAARVPAGPVREVGEVLNDPVLASRGMVREARLPETGARVRLLGTPWRTNGARPPLELPPPALGQHTAEFRARFSGAS; from the coding sequence GTGATCGCGCCGGACGCGGTCCATCCGCTGGCCGGACTGCGCGTGCTCGATCTGTCGCGAGTCCTGGCCGGACCTTACGCGACGCAATTGCTCGCCGACCTGGGGGCCGAAGTCTGGAAGATCGAGCGCCCCGGCCCCGGCGACGAAACGCGGACCTGGGGCCCGCCGTTCGTGGGCGGCGTCTCCGCCTACTACCTCGCCGTCAATCGCAACAAGCGCAGCGCGGTCCTCGATCTGGCCAGCGAGCCCGATCGGCGACTGGTGCTCGAGGCGCTCCCCGCCTTCGACGTGCTGGTCGAGAACTTCCTTCCCGGAGGACTCGAGGCCCTGGGGCTCGGCGTCGTGACGCTGCGGGAGCGCCACCCGGGGCTCGTGGTCTGCTCGATCAGCGGCTTCGGTCAGGATGGCCCCTATGCGAAGTGGCCCGGCTACGACGCGGTGCTGCAGGGATTCGTCGGCCTGCAGAGCATCACCGGCACGCCGGACCGTCCCGGGCTCAAGGTGGGTGTCGCGGTCGTGGACGTGATGACCGGCGCGCACGCCGCGGCCGCGATTCTTGCCGCACTGGTCGGCCGCGCGCGCGGCGGCCCCGGCGTGCATCTCGACGTGCCGCTGTTCGAGGTGGGGGTGGCCTCGCTGGTCAACGTCGCGCAGAACGCGCTCGCGTCGGGCGAGCCGCCGCGGCGATGGGGCAACGCCCATCCTTCGATCGTGCCCTATCAGACCTTCGAGACCCGCGATGGCCCGATCGTGGTGGCGATCGGCAATGACCAGCAGTGGCGGCGGCTTTGCGAAGTGATCGAGGCGGCGGACCTGGCCGGCCGGGCGGACCTCGCGCGCAATCCGGACCGCGTGCTGCGTCGTGACGAGGTGGTGGGAGCCCTGGCAGGGCGGTTCGCGCGTCATTCGCGTGAGCCGCTACTCGAGCGCCTGCGGGCCGCTCGCGTGCCGGCCGGTCCGGTGCGCGAGGTCGGCGAGGTGCTGAACGACCCGGTGCTGGCGAGCCGCGGCATGGTGCGCGAGGCGCGCCTGCCCGAGACCGGAGCGCGCGTACGCCTGCTCGGGACGCCGTGGCGCACCAACGGAGCGCGGCCGCCGCTCGAGCTCCCGCCGCCCGCCCTCGGCCAGCACACCGCGGAATTCCGGGCCCGTTTCTCGGGCGCTTCTTGA